The following is a genomic window from Cupriavidus taiwanensis.
GCGCGCGCTGGGCGGCTGGCAGGCGGAATGGGACACCTTGCCGCAGATCGTCACGCTGGCCGCCGGGGCGCTGCGCCAGATGGTCGAGGTGGCCGCCGGCCTGCAGGTGGATACCGCCCGCATGCGTGCCAACCTCGACCTGACGCACGGACTGATCCTTGGCGAGGCCGCGATGCTCGAACTCGGCAGCCGCATCGGCCGGCTCGAAGCGCATCACGTGGTCGAGCAGGCGTCGCGCCGCGCGGTCTCAAACCAGTCCACCCTGCGCGAGGCGCTGGCGCAGACGCTCGGCGACAACCCGGCCCACGCCGGGCTGCTCGACGATGCCGCACTCGACCGGCTGGCCGATCCCGCCAACTATGCCGGCCAGTCCGCCACCTTCGCGGACGCCGCGGTGCTGGCATGGCACGCGGCGCTGGCGCAGCGCGACGCCGACTGATCCAACAACTCGCCCCCGACCAGACTCCAGGAGACCGCCTTGCCCTTTCTCGACCACGCCGGTGCCCGGCTTTTCTACACCGTCGACGGCCCGGACCATGCGCCCGCCATCGTCTTCTCCAATTCGCTCGGCACCGACCACACCATGTGGCAGCCGCAGGCCGACGCGCTGGCCGGGCGCTTCCGCGTGGTGCGCTACGACACGCGCGGCCACGGACGCTCGAACGCGTCGGGCGACGCCTTCACCATCGATCAGCTGGGCGGCGACGTGCTGGCCATCCTCGATGCGCTGGGCATCGGACAGGCCGTCTTCTGCGGCGTGTCGCTGGGCGGGCTGACCGGCATGTGGCTGGGCGTGCATGCACCCCAGCGCTTCCGCAGGATCGTGCTGGCCAATACCGCGGCCAGGATCGGCGATGCCGACAGCTGGAACACCCGCATCGGGAACGTGCTGCGCGACGGCATGGCCATGATGGTGGAGCCGTCGATGCAGCGCTGGTTCACGCCGGACTTTGCCGCCAGCGCCAGCCGTGCGCTCGATCCGCTGCGCGCGACGCTGGCCGGGCTGGACCCGCGCGGCTATGCCGCCTGCTGCGCGGCGGTGCGCGATGCGGATTTCCGCGAGGCCGTGCGCACCATCACGGTTCCGGTGCTGGTGATCGCCGGCAGCGACGATCCGTCGACCACCGCGCAGCAAGGCCGCGAACTGGCCGCAGCGATTCCGGACGCGCGCTTCGTCGAACTGCCGGCCGCGCATATTTCGAATATCGAGCAAGCGGGCCGCTTCACCGCGGCGCTGCTCGACTTCATCCACGGCCGCCTGCCCGTTACCGACGACACCGCCCGCTACGAGTCCGGCCTGGCGGTGCGGCGCGAGGTGCTGGGCAACGCGCACGTCGACCGCTCGCTGGCGCAACTGTCGCCGCTCAACGAAGAATTCCAGCACCTGATCACGCGCTATGCCTGGGGCGAGATCTGGACCCGCGAAGGCTTGCCGCGGCACACGCGCAGCCTGCTGACCATTGCCATGATGGTGGCGCTGAACCGCCCGGACGAACTCAGGCTGCACCTGCGCGCCGCCGCCAACAACGGCGTGACCCGCCAGCAGATCAAGGAAGTGCTGCTGCAGACCGCCATCTACTGCGGCGTGCCGGCCGCCAATGCGGCTTTCCATCTGGCCGGGGAAGTGTTCGCGGCCATGGACGACGCGGCCGGCAAGCCACCGGCCTGAACGCACTGAGGCCAAGACCACAACGCCGGCTATGCCCGCCCCCCCGGCGAACGCAAGCGCGCGCGCCCAGCCATCAGAACCACGCATACGGAGACAAGCCATGCGTACCCAGGTTGCCATCATCGGCGCCGGCCCCGCCGGACTGCTGCTCGGGCAATTGCTCGGCAAGGCCGGCATCGACAACATCATCGTTGAGCAACGCAGTCCCGATTACGTGCTGGGGCGGATCCGCGCCGGCATCCTGGAATGCGGGACCGTGCAGGCGCTGGAGCGCGCCGGCGCCGCGGCGCGGCTGCATGACGAAGGCCTGCCGCACGAAGGCATCGAGCTGTCATGGCATGGCCGCCGCCATCGCATCGACCTGCACGCGCTCACCGGACGCAAGGTCACGGTGTACGGCCAGACCGAGGTCACCCGCGACCTGATGGCCGCGCGCGAGGCCCTGGGCGCGCGCACCATCTATGAGGCCGACGGCGTCAGCCTGCACGGTTTCGACGGCGAGCGCCCGCTGGTGCGCTATCGCAAGGATGGCAGCACGCACGAGATTGCATGCGACTACATTGCCGGCTGCGACGGCTTTCACGGTGTCAGCCGGCAAAGCGTGCCGCCGGCATCGATGCGCCAGTTCGAACGGGTCTACCCGTTCGGATGGCTCGGGGTCCTCTCCGATACGCCCCCGCTTGCGGACGAGCTGGTCTACGCCAGCCACGAGCGCGGTTTCGCGCTGTGCAGCATGCGTTCGCGCACGCGCAGCCGCTACTACGTGCAGGTGCCGTCGAGCGAGCGCGTGGAAGACTGGTCGGACGAGCGCTTCTGGAACGAATTGCGCAGCCGGCTCGATCCGCAAGCCGCCGCGTCGCTGCAGACCGGCCCCGCGCTCGAGAAAAGCATCGCCCCGTTGCGCAGCTTCGTGTGCGAGCCGCTGCGCTTCGGCCGGCTGTTCCTTGCCGGGGACGCCGCGCATATCGTGCCGCCCACCGGCGCCAAGGGCCTGAACCTTGCCGCGGGCGACGTGGCCAGTCTTTCCGATGCCCTCACGGCGCGCTACCGCGACAACGACCCGGCCGCGCTGGACACCTACTCCGAGACGCGCCTGCGCCGCATCTGGAAGGCCGAGCGTTTCTCGTGGTGGATGACTTCGCTGCTGCACCGGTTTGCCGATGCCGATGGTTTCTCGTCGCGCATCCAGCAGGCGGAACTGGAAGAGCTGGTGGGGTCCGAAGCCGCGTGCCGGGCGCTGGCGGAGAACTATGTCGGGCAACCGCTCTGAAGGGCAAAGGCATGTCCCGCGCCGACGGCTGAAGGGCCGGCCCGGTGCGGGGCGCGCACGCCTGGCAGGACATTGCGCGCCAGCCGCAGCATCTTGCAAGCTCAGCATTTTTTCCTGTCTTTGCGCTTCATTTCAGCAACAAATATCCCCGCGATCTGATTAACCTGCCGGCTCTTTTCCGTTTGCGCGCGCCGCAAGCGCGAAATTCCGCTGCCCGCGCCAGCCCCACAAGGGCCGCGCGGCCATTCAGATGACACGGAGACAACGACACATGAGTGCAAGCGCAGAGCATCTGCAACGCGGCCTGGGCGAACGCCATATCCGGCTGATGGCGCTGGGTTCGGCCATCGGCGTAGGCCTGTTCCTGGGCGCCGGCAATGCCATCAAGATGGCCGGACCCGCCATCATGCTGGCCTACCTGATCGGCGGCGCGGTGATCTTCCTGATCATGCGCGCGCTGGGCGAGATGGCCGTGCACAACCCGGTGGCGGGTTCGTTCTGCCGCTACGCGCAGGACCACATGGGCCCGCTGGCGGGCTACCTGACCGGCTGGAACTACTGGTTCCTGTGGCTGGTGACCTGTGTCGCCGAAATTACCGCCGTGGCCATCTACATGGGCATGTGGTTCCCCGACGTGCCGCGCTGGATCTGGGCGCTGGCGGCGCTGGCGGCGATGGGCTCGGTCAACCTGATGGCGGTCAAGGCCTACGGCGAGTTCGAGTTCTGGTTCGCCATGATCAAGATCGTCACCATCGTGCTGATGCTGATCGGCGGCGGCGCGATGATCGTGTTCGGCTTCGGCAACGGCGGCGTGGCCACCGGCATCTCCAACCTGTGGGCGCACGGCGGCTTTATGCCCAATGGCGCGTCGGGCGTGCTGATGTCGCTGCAGATGGTGATGTTCGCCTACCTCGGCGTCGAGATGATCGGCCTGACCGCCGGCGAGGCGCGCAATCCGAAGAAGTCGATCCCGGACGCGATCAACTCGGTGTTCTGGCGCATCCTGATTTTCTACGTCGGCGCGCTGTTCGTGATCCTCGCGCTGTACCCGTGGAACGAGATCGGCGCGCAGGGCAGCCCGTTCGTGCTGACCTTCGAGCGCCTGGGCATCAAGACCGCCGCCGGCATCATCAACTTCGTGGTGCTGACCGCGGCGCTGTCGTCGTGCAACGGCGGCATCTTCAGCACCGGGCGCATGCTGTACAACCTGGCGCAGCAGGGCCAGGCGCCGGCCGCGTTCGCCCGCGTCGACCGCAACGGCGTGCCGCGCCGCGCGCTGCTGGTGTCGATCGCCGCGCTGCTGGCGGGCGTGCTGCTCAACTACCTGGTGCCGGAGAAGGTCTTTGTCTGGGTGACCGCGATCTCCACCTTCGGCGCGGTCTGGACCTGGGCCATCATCCTGGTCACGCAGATCCAGTTCCGCCGCTCGCTGGCGCCGGCGGCACGCCAGGCGCTGGCGTTCCGCATGCCGTTCTGGCCGTATGGCTCGTATATCGCGCTGGCGTTCCTGGCGCTGGTGGTGGCGCTGATGGCCTACTTCCCCGATACGCGCGTGGCGCTGTACGTGGGGCCGGGCTGGCTGGTGCTGCTGACGGTGTGCTACTACGCGCTCGACATGCGCTCGCGCGGGCCGGTAAGCTACCGCGCCTGAGCCACCGGCGGGTCCGCGCCCCAACGGCGGGCCCGCGCCCGCCGGCTGGCCATCGCCTAAAATGGCCCCCGAACCATGCCACCGCAGGGGGCCGCATGACTGAGACCACCGTGCCCGGCGCCGCCATGGCGCTGTCGCTGCTGTCGCTCGCGATCTGGGCGGTGCTGCTGTTCGGGCGCGCCGGATTCTGGCGCGCGCGCAAGCCGCCGGCCGCGCCGGCGCCGGCGCACTGGCCGGAAGTGGTCGCCATCATTCCCGCGCGCGACGAGGCCGATGTCATCGGCAGCGCGGTCGCGGCGGTGCTGGGCCAGCGCTACCCGGGCCCACTCGCGCTGGTGGTGGTGGACGACCACAGTACCGACGGCACCGCCGATATCGCCCGCGCCGCCGCGGCGACCACCGCGCGCCCGCACGCGCTCACCGTCATCGGCGCGCGCGAGTTGCCCGCCGGCTGGAGCGGCAAGGTCTGGGCCCAGTCCGAAGGCCTGGCCGCCGCCGACCGGATCGCCCCACAGGCACGCTATGTCTGGCTGACCGATGCCGACATCCGCCACGGGCCGGGCGTGCTGGCCGCGCTGGTCGCGCGCGCCGAGTCCGAGCGGCGCGACCTGGTCTCGCTGATGGTGCGGCTGCGCTGCGTCTCGGCGTGGGAGCGGCTGGTGGTGCCGGCCTTTGTCTTTTTCTTCGCCAAGCTCTACCCGTTCGCCCGCGTGCGCGATCCGCGCAGCCGCGTTGCCGCCGCGGCGGGCGGCTGCATGCTGGCAAGCCGCGCGGCGCTGGCGCGCATCGGCGGCTTTGCCGCGATCCGCGGCGAGCTGATCGACGACTGCAGCCTGGCCGCGCGCATCAAGCCCGGCGGCGCGATCCGGCTCGACCTGGCCGACGACAGCGTGTCGCTGCGGCCCTATGACGGCTGGCGCAGCCTGTGGGACATGATCGCGCGCAGCGCCTACACGCAATTGCGCTATTCACCGCTGCGGCTGGCAGGCGCGGTCGCGGGCATGGCGCTGACCTACCTGGTGCCGCCGGTGCTGGCGCTGGGCTGGCGGCTGTGGCCGGCATGGCTGGCGTGGGCCGCGATGGCGCTGGCCTACCTGCCGATGCTGCGCGAGTACCGGCAGCCGTGGTGGCTGGCGCCGCTGCTGCCGGTCACGGCGCTGTTCTATCTGGGGGCGACCATCGACTCGGCGCGGCGCTACCGGCTGCGTCGCGGCGGGCAGTGGAAGGGCCGCAGCCAGGCGCCGCTGCGCCCGTAAGCGCGCAGCCGGATCACGGGTTGCCCAGGTATCCGTGCGCGCGGAACCACGCCAGCGCGTCGCGCAGCCCGTCCTGGTACGGGCGCGGCTGATATCCCAGCTCCTTGCGCGCCTTGTCCGAAGTAAAGAACATCCGGTAGCGGGACATATTGAGTCCATCGACAGTCAGGAACGGGGCCTTGCCCGTGAGCCGCGCCGCCGCTTCCGCGCCGTAGGCCAGCGGATACAGCGGCCAGCGCGGCAGCTGCAGCGTCGGCGGGCGCCGGCCGCACAGTTCGGCGATATCGCGCAGCATCTGCTGCAGCATCACGTCCTGCCCGCCCAGGATGTAGCGCTCGCCGGTGCGGCCGCGCTCCAGCGCCAGCAAATGCCCCTCGGCCACGTCGTCCACATGGGCCAGGTTCAGCCCGGTATCGACGAAGGCCGGGATCTTGCCGGTGGCGGCCTCGACGATGATGCGGCCGGTCGGCGTGGGCCGCACGTCGCGCGGGCCGATGGGCGTGGACGGGTTGACGATGACCGCCGGCAGGCCGTGTTCGGCGATCCGTTGCTCGACCACGCGCTCGGCCAGCACCTTGCTGCGCTTGTACGCGCCGATGGCCTCGTGCGGGCGCAGCGCCGCGGTCTCGTCCACCGGCGCCTGCGCGCCGGCGACGCGCAGCGTCGCCACGCTGCTGGTATAGACCACGCGCTCGACGCCGGCCCGCTGCGCGGCTTCCATCACCGCCAGGGTGCCGTCGACGTTGGTGCGCACGATGTCTTCCGGGTCGCGCGCCCACAGCCGGTAGTCGGCGGCAACATGGAACAGGTAGCGCACGCCCTGCAGCGCCGCGGCCACCGCCGCGGCATCGCGCATGTCGCCCTGAACCACGTTCACCGGCAGCCCGGCAAGATTGGTGCGGGGGCTGTGCGCGCGCACCAGCACGCGCACGCGCCAGCCGCGCGCCAGCGCCTGGCGCGCCACCGCCGATCCCAGGAAACCCGCTGCCCCTGTCACCAGCACGTCATCGATTTTGGTCATCAACCCGTTTCCCGTAAGACGGCATTGCCGGCACCGGCCCTGCGCCGATCATGGCGGCGCCAGACAAAGCCGGCGTGTCGGGTATATAGTAACCACCGTGCGAGGAAAATGTGATCCGCGGCGGATCTCCGGTGGGTCTGGCTTGATACCGGGCATCGCTGCCGGGCATCGCTTCGGGCATCGTCCGGGGCATCGTTTTCCGTTGCGCGATCCCAAACACTGAAACCCGTAGCAAAGGGTCGGGGGCCTACTCCATGCAGGTGATTCTTGCTCAGCCCCGGGGCTTCTGTGCCGGCGTGGTGCGCGCGATCGAGATCGTCGACCGCGCCCTCGTCAAGCACGGTGCGCCGGTGTTCGTGCGGCATGAGATCGTGCATAACAAGCACGTCGTACAGGGACTGAAAGACAAGGGCGCGCGTTTCGTCGAGGAACTGGACGAAGTGCCGGCCGGCGCGGTGACCATCTTCAGCGCGCACGGGGTGTCGCGCGCGGTGGTCGCCGATGCCAGCCAGCGCCAGCTGCATGCCATTGACGCCACCTGCCCGCTGGTGATCAAGGTCCACACCCAGGGCCGCCAGTACGCCGCCAGCGGCCGCACGGTAATCCTGATCGGCCATGCCGGCCACCCCGAGGTCGAAGGCACCATGGGCCAGATCCCGGGCAAGGTGATCCTGGTGCAGAACGAGGCCGACGTCGCCAGGCTCGACCTGCCCGACGACACCCCGGTTGCCTACGTCACCCAGACCACGCTGAGCGTGGACGACACCCGCAACATCATCTCTGCCCTCGCACGGCGCTTCAGCAACCTGGTCGGCCCCGATACGCGCGACATCTGCTACGCCACGCAGAACCGCCAGAGCGCGGTGCGCGACCTGTGCAAGCTGGCCGACGTGATCCTGGTGATCGGCGCGACCAACAGCTCCAACTCCAACCGCCTGCGCGAGATCGGCACCGAAAGCGGCGTGCCCAGCTACCTGATCGCCGATGGCAGCGAACTCGACCCGGCCTGGGTGCGCGACGCCAACGTGGTCGGCATCACCGCGGGCGCGTCGGCGCCCGAGGCCATGGTCGAAGACGTGATCGCGGCGCTGCGCCGGCTGGGCCCGGTCGAAGTGAGCACCATGGCCGGGCGCGAAGAGCATGCCGAATTCCGGCTGCCGCCCGAGCTGGCCGACGTGAAGCCGCCATCGGCATCCCTCCAGTCCGGCACCGATCCCGCGCCGGCCCCCGCCAACGAGAACATTGCAGGCTGAACCAACCAGAGGAAGCTGTCGTGGCCATTCCGCTCCTGCAGGTTGCCCGCGTGGGCGCCTATATCGTCGGCAAGCACCTGTCGCGGCAAAAGCGCTACCCGCTTGCGCTGATGCTGGAACCGCTGTTCCGCTGCAACCTGGCGTGCTCGGGCTGCGGCAAGATCGATTACCCGGATCCCATCCTGAACCAGCGCCTGTCGGTGCAGGAATGCCTGGAGGCGGTCGATGAGTGCGGGGCGCCGGTGGTTTCCATTGCCGGCGGCGAGCCGCTGCTGCACAAGGACATGCCGCAGATCGTGCAGGGCATCATCGCGCGGCGCAAGTTTGTCTACCTGTGCACCAATGCGCTGCTGATGGAAAAGAAGCTGGACCAGTACCAGCCCAGCCCGTATTTCATCTGGTCGGTGCACCTGGACGGCGACCGCGAGATGCACGACCGCTCGGTGTGCCAGGAAGGCGTGTACGACCGCTGCGTCGAGGCGATCCGCGCGGCCAAGGCCCGCGGCTTCCGCGTCAATATCAATTGCACGCTGTTCAACGACGCGCAGCCCGAGCGCGTGGCGAAGTTCTTCGACTCGGTCAAGGCGCTGGGCGTCGATGGCATCACCGTGTCGCCGGGCTATGCCTATGAACGCGCGCCGGACCAGCAGCACTTCCTGAACCGCGGCAAGACCCGCCAGCTGTTCCGCGACATCCTCAGCCGCGGCCGCGCGGGCAAGAACTGGGCGTTCAGCCAGTCGACGCTGTTCCTGGACTTCCTTGCCGGCAACCAGACCTACCACTGCACCCCGTGGGGCAACCCGGCACGCACGGTATTCGGCTGGCAGCGCCCGTGCTACCTGGTGGGCGAAGGCTATGCCGCGACCTTCCGCGAGCTGATGGAAGAGACCGACTGGGACGCCTACGGCACCGGCAACTACGAGAAATGCGCCGACTGCATGGTGCACAGCGGCTACGAAGCCACCGCCGTCGCCGACACCTTTGCCCATCCGCTCAAGGCGCTCGGCGTCAGCCTGCGCGGCGTGCGCACCAGCGGCCCGATGGCGCCGGACATTGCGCTGGACCGGCAGCGGCCGGCGGAATACGTGTTCTCGCGCCACGTCGAGATCAAGCTCGAGGAAATCCAGCGCAAGCGCCCGTCTTCCAACCGGCCGCGGGCGGCCGAGGCGCCGGCCGGGGCCGCCACGCACTGAAGCCATCGCGATGGCCGCCGCACTTGCCGCCATCCTGCCCGGCGCAGCGCTGGTCTGCGCGGCGGCCGGCTATGCGCTGGCCGCGGCCTGGCTGTCGCGCCGCGGGCCCGCGCCAAGCGCGGCCATGGCCGCCACGCCGGTCAGCGTGCTCAAGCCGCTGTGCGGCGCCGAACCCCGGCTCTACGCCAACCTGGCCACCTTCTGCCGGCAGCGGCATCCATGCTTCCAGCTGGTGTTCGGCGTGCGCGCCGCGGACGATCCCGCCATCGCCGTGGTCGAGCGGCTGCGGCGCGACTTCCCTGCCTGCGATATCGCGCTGGTGATCGATCCGCAGGTGCATGGCAGCAACCTCAAGGTCAGCAACCTGATCAACCTGTTCGGCGCGGCCCGGCACGATGCGCTGGTCATCGCCGACAGCGATGTCGCGGTCGCGCCGGATTACCTGGCGCGCGTGACGGCGCCACTGGCACAGGCCGGCGTCGGCGTGGTCACCTGCCTGTACCGCGGCCACGCCATCGGCGGCTTCTGGCCGGGCCTCGGCGCGCAGTTCATCGACGACTGGTTCGCGCCGGCGGTGCGCATCGCGCATGCGGGCGGCTCGCGGCGCTTTGCCTTTGGCGCGACCATTGCGCTGCGCCGCGACACGCTGGCCGCCATCGGCGGTTTCGACGCCTTGCGCGACCGGCTGGCGGATGATTTCTGGCTGGGCGAGCTGACGCGGCGGCAGGGCTTGCAAACGGTGCTGTCGGATGTGGTGGTGACGACCGACGTCACCGAAGACCGCTTTAGCGAGCTGTGGCGGCATGAGCTGCGCTGGCTGCGCACGATCCGGTCGCTGAACCCGGCTGGCTTTGCCTTTACCTTCGTCACGTTCACCTGGCCGGCGCTGGCGCTGGGGGTGTGGCTGGCACCGCTGCCGCCGGTGATGGCCGCGGCAGTCGTCGGTGTGGCGGCGCGCAGCGTGCTGGCGGGCAGCGCCGCGGCGGCATTGCGGGCGCCGTTGCGCGATGGCTTGCTGCTGGCGGGGTGGGTGTTTGCGATGGCTGGCAGGCGGGTGCGGTGGCGGGAGCAGGAGCTGTCCGTACTTGATTCGCAACACTCCGGTCGCGCGCCGGCCCTCTCCCCCGCCCCTCTCCCGCAAGCGGGAGAGGGGAGAAAACCAGCGCAGTCCTCCCCTGACACTTCACCGTTCACCGGCATCCATACCAAGAGGCCGTCATGAAAAAAACCCTGTTCCTGCAGGCCCCGTCCTTCGACGGCTTCGATGGCGGCGCCGGTTCGCGCTACCAGGCCAAGCGCGAGATCAAGTCGTTCTGGTACCCGACCTGGCTGGCGCAGCCCGCCGCGCTGGTGCCCGGCAGCCGCGTGCTCGATGCCCCGGCCGACGGCCTGACCGTGCAGCAGACGCTGGAGATCGCCGCAGGCTATGAACTGGTGATCATCCACACCAGCACGCCGTCGTTCCCCACCGACGCAAAATTTGCCGAGGAACTGAAGCAGCGCAACCCCGGGGTGATGATCGGCATGGTCGGCGCCAAGCCCGCGGTCGATCCCGGCGGCACGCTGGGCGCCAGCGACGCCATCGACTTCGTCTGCCGCGAGGAGTTCGACTACACCTGCCAGGACGTCGCCGCGGGCAAGCCGCTCCAGGACATCCTGGGGCTGAGCTATCGCCTGCCGGACGGCTCGCTCGAACACAACGGCCAGCGCCCCATGATCGAGGACATGGACGAGCTGCCGTTCGTCGCGCCGGTCTACCAGCGCGACCTCAAGATCGAGAACTACTTCATCGGCTACCTGAAGCATCCTTATGTATCGATCTACACCGGCCGCGGCTGCCGCTCGCGCTGCACCTTCTGCCTGTGGCCGCAGACCGTGGGCGGGCACCGCTACCGCACGCGCTCGGCCGCAAGCGTGATCGCCGAGGTGAAATGGATCAAGGAGAACATGCCCGAGGTCAAGGAGATCATGTTCGACGACGACACCTTCACCGACTTCAAGCCCCGCGTCGAAGAGATTGCGCGCGGGCTCGGCCAACTGGGCGTGACGTGGTCGTGCAACGCCAAGGCCAACGTGCCGTACAGCACGCTAAAGATCATGAAGGAGAACGGGCTGCGCCTGCTGCTGGTGGGCTATGAATCCGGCGACGACCAGATCCTGCTGAACATCAAGAAGGGGCTGCGCACCGACATCGCGCGCCGCTTCACCGAAGACTGCCGCAAGCTCGGCATCCAGATCCACGGCACCTTCATCCTGGGCCTGCCGGGCGAGACCCGCGAGACCATCGAGAAGACCATCGAGTACGCCAAGGAAATCAACCCGCACACCATCCAGGTCTCGCTGGCGGCGCCCTACCCCGGCACCACGCTGTACCGCCAGGCGGTCGAGAACGGCTGGCTCGAGGAAAACAAGGTCATCAACCTGGTCAACGACCAGGGCGTGCAGCTGGCCGCGATCAGCTACCCGCACTTGTCGAAGGAGGACATCTACCACGGCGTGGAAACCTTCTATAAGCGCTTCTACTTCCGCCCCGGCAAGATCTGGGAAATCGTGCGCGAGATGCTGGGCAGCTGGGACATGATGAAGCGGCGCCTGCGCGAAGGCGTGGAGTTCTTCCGCTTCCTGCGCTCGCACGAGGCCTGATCCTGGCCCGGGCGCTTTACGCCGCGGCACCACGCGCGCTGATCGTCACCGCCGACGACTTCGGCCTGCACCCGGCCGTCAACGAAGCGGTGGAACTGGCCCACCGCGACGGCGTGCTCAACGCCGCCAGCCTGATGGTGGGCGCGCCCGCGGCGGCGGATGCGGTAGCGCGCGCGCGCCGGCTGCCCGCGTTGCGCGTGGGGCTGCACGTGGTGCTGGCCGATGGCGCGGCCACGTTGCCGCGCGCGCGCATTCCCGCGCTGGTCGATGCGCACGGCCGCTTCGGCTCGGCCATGGCGCTGGACGGCTGCCGCTTCTTTTTCCTGCCCGCGGTGCGCCGCCAGCTCGCCGCGGAAATCCGCGCGCAGTTCGACGCCTTCGCCGCCACCGGCCTGCCGCTCGACCACGTCAACACGCACAAGCATTTCCACCTGCATCCGACGGTGCTGTCGCTGATCCTGTCGATCGGGCGCGAGTACGGCCTGCGCGCGATGCGGCTGCCGCGCGAGGCCGGCGCGCCCTGGCCGCTGCGTCCGTGGCTGGCGCTGCTGCGCCGCAGGCTGGACCGCGCCGGCATTGCGCACAATGACTACGTGGTCGGCATCGCGCGCAGCGGCCAGATGGACGAGACCGCGCTGCTGCAGGCGCTGGCGCAGCTGCCCCCGGGCGTGGGCGAGATCTACCTGCATCCGGCGGTGGTCTCCGGCGCGGCCATCGCCCCGTCGATGCACGCCTACCGCCATGCCGACGAACTCGCCGCGCTGCTGTCGCCGCGCGTGCGCGCGGCGCTGGAGCGCGCGGCCGGCCGGCGCGGCGGTTTTGCCGATGTGCTCGGCGGCAGCACGTTGTCCTGACGCCTGCCGATGAAACGCCTGGCTTACCTGATGGGACTGCTCGGGCTGCTGGCGCTGACCGCGCTGGTGATCCACCAGGGCGCCGGCGATGTCGCCGCCGTGATGGCGCAGGGTGGCTGGCCGCTGTTGCTGCTGGTGCCGCTGCACGCGCTGCCGCTGCTGCTCGACGCGCAGGGCTGGCGCGTGCTGCTGACTTCCGCCGATCCCGATGAACAGGCCGGCATCGGCTTCCTGTGGTGGGTCGCCGCGGTGCGCGAGGCGGTGGGCCGCCTGCTGCCCACCGTGGGCGTGGGCGGCGAGTTGGTCGGCATTCGCCTGACGCGGCTGCGCATCCGCGACACCACCGCGGTCACCGCCAGCGTAGTGGTCGAAGTGATGCTGACCATGTTCTCGCAATACCTGTTCGCCGCCACCGGCGTGCTGATGCTGGTACTCGCGCTGCAGCAGCGCGCCAGCGCGTCGATCATCCTGGCCGGCTTGCTGCTGTCGCTGCCGGTGCCGGTACTGTTCGCGCTGTCGCTGCGCCACGCCGCGCTCTTCGAGAAACTGGAAGGCGCGGCGCGCCGGCTGTTCGGCGCCGACCACCGCATCGTCGCGATGATCGACGGCGCGCGCCTGGACGCGCAGATCCGCGCGCTCAACCAGCGCCACCGCGAGCTGGCGCAGGCCCTGGGCTGGCAACTGGCCGGACTGCTCAGCGGCACGCTGGAGATCTGGCTGGCGTTGTGGCTGCTGTGCCATCCGGTGCCGCTCTGGCAGGCGCTGGCGATCGAGTCGCTGACGCAGGCCGCGCGCCACGTGGCGTTTTTCGTGCCGGCCGGGCTGGGCGTGCAGGAAGCCGTGGTGGTGCTGCTGGGCCAGCTGCTGGGGATGG
Proteins encoded in this region:
- the ispH gene encoding 4-hydroxy-3-methylbut-2-enyl diphosphate reductase; the protein is MQVILAQPRGFCAGVVRAIEIVDRALVKHGAPVFVRHEIVHNKHVVQGLKDKGARFVEELDEVPAGAVTIFSAHGVSRAVVADASQRQLHAIDATCPLVIKVHTQGRQYAASGRTVILIGHAGHPEVEGTMGQIPGKVILVQNEADVARLDLPDDTPVAYVTQTTLSVDDTRNIISALARRFSNLVGPDTRDICYATQNRQSAVRDLCKLADVILVIGATNSSNSNRLREIGTESGVPSYLIADGSELDPAWVRDANVVGITAGASAPEAMVEDVIAALRRLGPVEVSTMAGREEHAEFRLPPELADVKPPSASLQSGTDPAPAPANENIAG
- the hpnH gene encoding adenosyl-hopene transferase HpnH; this translates as MAIPLLQVARVGAYIVGKHLSRQKRYPLALMLEPLFRCNLACSGCGKIDYPDPILNQRLSVQECLEAVDECGAPVVSIAGGEPLLHKDMPQIVQGIIARRKFVYLCTNALLMEKKLDQYQPSPYFIWSVHLDGDREMHDRSVCQEGVYDRCVEAIRAAKARGFRVNINCTLFNDAQPERVAKFFDSVKALGVDGITVSPGYAYERAPDQQHFLNRGKTRQLFRDILSRGRAGKNWAFSQSTLFLDFLAGNQTYHCTPWGNPARTVFGWQRPCYLVGEGYAATFRELMEETDWDAYGTGNYEKCADCMVHSGYEATAVADTFAHPLKALGVSLRGVRTSGPMAPDIALDRQRPAEYVFSRHVEIKLEEIQRKRPSSNRPRAAEAPAGAATH
- the hpnI gene encoding bacteriohopanetetrol glucosamine biosynthesis glycosyltransferase HpnI; the protein is MAAALAAILPGAALVCAAAGYALAAAWLSRRGPAPSAAMAATPVSVLKPLCGAEPRLYANLATFCRQRHPCFQLVFGVRAADDPAIAVVERLRRDFPACDIALVIDPQVHGSNLKVSNLINLFGAARHDALVIADSDVAVAPDYLARVTAPLAQAGVGVVTCLYRGHAIGGFWPGLGAQFIDDWFAPAVRIAHAGGSRRFAFGATIALRRDTLAAIGGFDALRDRLADDFWLGELTRRQGLQTVLSDVVVTTDVTEDRFSELWRHELRWLRTIRSLNPAGFAFTFVTFTWPALALGVWLAPLPPVMAAAVVGVAARSVLAGSAAAALRAPLRDGLLLAGWVFAMAGRRVRWREQELSVLDSQHSGRAPALSPAPLPQAGEGRKPAQSSPDTSPFTGIHTKRPS
- the hpnJ gene encoding hopanoid biosynthesis associated radical SAM protein HpnJ, translated to MKKTLFLQAPSFDGFDGGAGSRYQAKREIKSFWYPTWLAQPAALVPGSRVLDAPADGLTVQQTLEIAAGYELVIIHTSTPSFPTDAKFAEELKQRNPGVMIGMVGAKPAVDPGGTLGASDAIDFVCREEFDYTCQDVAAGKPLQDILGLSYRLPDGSLEHNGQRPMIEDMDELPFVAPVYQRDLKIENYFIGYLKHPYVSIYTGRGCRSRCTFCLWPQTVGGHRYRTRSAASVIAEVKWIKENMPEVKEIMFDDDTFTDFKPRVEEIARGLGQLGVTWSCNAKANVPYSTLKIMKENGLRLLLVGYESGDDQILLNIKKGLRTDIARRFTEDCRKLGIQIHGTFILGLPGETRETIEKTIEYAKEINPHTIQVSLAAPYPGTTLYRQAVENGWLEENKVINLVNDQGVQLAAISYPHLSKEDIYHGVETFYKRFYFRPGKIWEIVREMLGSWDMMKRRLREGVEFFRFLRSHEA
- the hpnK gene encoding hopanoid biosynthesis-associated protein HpnK produces the protein MIVTADDFGLHPAVNEAVELAHRDGVLNAASLMVGAPAAADAVARARRLPALRVGLHVVLADGAATLPRARIPALVDAHGRFGSAMALDGCRFFFLPAVRRQLAAEIRAQFDAFAATGLPLDHVNTHKHFHLHPTVLSLILSIGREYGLRAMRLPREAGAPWPLRPWLALLRRRLDRAGIAHNDYVVGIARSGQMDETALLQALAQLPPGVGEIYLHPAVVSGAAIAPSMHAYRHADELAALLSPRVRAALERAAGRRGGFADVLGGSTLS